The region TAATTTTATCAATACTTGCGTTACAGTTTTGTCTGATAATGGATATATACCTTAATTTGTTTGAATCATTTTTAATCTTTAATTTCATTTTTACCATATCTACCCCTATTAGAGCGTGTTCAAAAAGTATCTTTTTTAAAGAATATGAACCGGAGTAAGTAATCTTTACCCCCATAATTGGAAATGAAAGTAAATGGTGTGAATTGCGGAGGTTTTAATTGAATATTCAATAATTTGTAGTCAAAAAAAGGACATACTTCCCCTTTGGATATAAATAGGTTTTTAAAAACCATTTGAAGCATAGATAAACTTGGAGATTAAACAGCTAAAGGCAATGACATCTGCTCAATTTGCTGTTTATGCAACTCTTTAATTTTTTCAACATGATCTTTGGGCAAAACCGTTTCTCGTACATGTTTGATCATGCGTTCAATCAACCTAAACATGTCTCTCATAATGAAAAAGGATTGCACTTTCTCCGTTGTTTTGACAGGAACCTTTTTATGACGCAAGACCGAGTCCAATTGATTTGACTCATGAGCGAAACCTAGTTCAACTTGTTTACGATAATGAAGCATCTCTTTTTGCAGTTCAGAGCCCTGTGGTACAGGTCCATAGAAGAATGGATTTTCTTCAAAGGAAAAACTAAACTGCTTATCACGCATTGCCTGTAAAGGACAGGACATGCATTTACTTTCGTCACCGTTAAACCAGGAAGTTTGGGTTTCTTTATCAAAGCCATCCCAAATAAGCTCATGCCCAGCTTCACATTCGGGCACCCCTTTTGGAGAGCAAGTTTCAGGGATGGTCGTGTTCTTTTTAAAGTCGGTTACCACTGCGACGTCGTGTTCCTTCAACGATGTAGTCTGGACTTCTTCACCAAAATAACCTAGATCAGCTACCAAGTAATCTACTTTTACGTCACCGATTTGATTGAGCTTTTCAACTAGTGGAAGAAGCACATCAATATTTAATAATACGTGATGGCCTATACTGTTTTGGCCCTTCGGAAACTGTTTCACATTATCCACATGGTAATAAATTTGTGCTGGCACATCATGAAATAACAAAACTTAAATTAATTCTACTCCAATTTGTTTGGAAAATTTAACTTTTATCTTTTCCTTTTCATCAATATAGATAATCATATTATTGTCAAATTTCTTCATGCTGGTAACACTGGTAAAATCACCAACAAATACTATAGCATCATTATATGTTATACTAAGACTACACGTTTGCCTATATACATCCAAAGTTAAAATCACTTTAAAATTTTGACTATCCTTGCATGAATAAAGTAATTCCCCGTCATCCGGATTACCTGTTATACTAACTGGCTCATTCTGAAAAAGTTCTAATAGGTCATATTCATCATACTTAATAAACATTCTGGCTCTTCCTTTAGAGATCTTCTTTTTCAATAATCTCCGCATCAATTACCTTATATTTTTTTTGTACGGGTGCACCACCAAAATCCCGAAGTATTTGGATGGTAACATTAAATAAACCTACTTCAAGCGAAACTCCCTTTCCTTTATAGTTTTGTTCATTGACACAAGTGACCAAAACTTTATAACTAAACCCATCAAAAGATAAGTTAAACGTACAATTATTTTCTTCTAACCAGATTATATAATCTTCCAATGAAGGAATCCAAGTTCCTTGTTTATAAATTTCTTCGTCACATAATAAATAACTTGAGGGGGCAATTCTTCCTCCCACCGTCCATGTAGCATTTTGATATTCATAAACATCCTGAGGATAAACATCATCAGCGTATTCAGGTCTCTTAAATCCTAATTTAAATAGTTTTTCAATATCTGTACTTGTTAAAGACATTATAAACCTCTTTCCTATTTTATTTTTATTACGGTTCCAGTTTGACTTTTATGCTTATCAGGAATAAAGTTTCCATATTTATCTGAATCTGCCAACCAGTGAAGCTCTTTTCCACCTTTTGCTTCTTTAAAAACTTTAAAAGCTGAATCACCTTGTCCAGTTGTATCTTTTGCCCACCATAATTTTGTTTTTGGATCACGATATGCGGTAACATTTTCCCCATTAAATTTATATTTCAATTTTTTATCAGCTGTTGTTTTAATATCCCATAAAGTTGTAGTATTCTTGGTTGACTTGTTTGCCTGTATCCCAACGTCCTTAACTTTATCTACTTGTTTTGATCCCTCAGTGCCAGTGCAATCTGAAAACTATCGTGTAAATTGAATGGCGTCCGCAATCACTTTTTCATTTTCCACAAATGAGTCAATTGCCACCCCGGTCTCGTCCGCATTATTCTTCAACAACATTTTGTAGGAGGTTAAAATTTCTTCATACGTTTGTTTCATTTCGTTGATTTTTTCGACCATATCAAGGATGTTCGCTCCATTTATTTCCTTGGCAAAAGTCGTCTCCAATGACTCCCCAGCCGCCTGCAATTCCGCCAATGCCGACTCAATTGAAAACGGAGCGACCTTAATTTCCTGACTCATTTATTTGTCCCCCTTTCCCTGTGCGTACAGGCCAGCAATTATAGTACGCTGGGCTGCGATACTTGCCTCCAGACTTTGAATCTCTAGTTTGATTTCCTGAATCTTTGCTTCCAACTTGGAAATTGCATCATCCAATTGTTCATCGGAGATTTCAACATAGCTCTCTTGCAATTCATTTTCTCTTATGGAGTCAAAATCATCAGCCCACTCCCCGAACCAGGTAGTTGCCGTTAATTCCGGTTTTAAACAAAGTGGTTTTTTCGTATGAAAATCATTTTGGCAATCCGACAATTCCGATAAAGCCCGATTAAGCCGTTCTAATTCCTCTCTTTTCGCCTCCAACTGTAGACGCAACCCGCTGATTGCACCTTGAACAGACGCTATACTGCCAAGAGTCACTGCATTCATCATTTTCACCTCTGCGTCCCGTGATATATTCCGAATGGGAAAACAAACCAATTAAACTAAATTATATGATACATTCGGCATAATTTCGAAGTGCCTTTTGATCTATTTTTCGGGAAACCAAGACTTTTAGCTTACTCGCAGAAAGGCAATCAGGAATTGCTGAAAAAATCCCCTGCCGACAAAACGCATGCAGTTATGTTCTCATGCGTTATATCAAATTTGCGACAGACCTTGTTCACACTTTTTCAGCAGCCCGCGAGACAGTAGGGATTACCAAAACAGCCACGAAACAACACGGAACTTGTCATTTTTATCATGGGTCCAATAATATATCAGCGGTTTTGAGCTGCCTATCAGCGGTTACGGGCGTTCTATCAGCGGTTTCGGGATTCCTATCAGCGATTCCGAGCTCCCTATCAGCGATTCCGAGCTCCCTATCAGCGGTTTCGGGATTCCTATCAGCGGTTTTGAGCTGCCTATCAGCGATTCCGAGCTTTCTATCAGCGATCCGTAAAGCCACGCCAAGAAACACGTGGTAGATTTCGGCCTGAACATCGTGTGATCAATCCTTCTACCCTAGCAAAACCCGCTCCAACCGCTTCACCGCTTCCGGGATCTGCTCCTCCTGAATATTGGCAAATCCCAACACCAGATCAACTACCCCCGGCGTTTGATACTTATTCGCCAACATAAATCGGCGCATCGAATAGATTTCTAGCTTTTTCCTTTTTGCATCTTCTTCTACTTCTTCATATGATTTCTTTGTTTGAAACCGAGCCAAAAAATGCAAGCCAGCCGGAATATCTTCTATGGCCACCTTTTCCCCAAAGCGTTCACGGATCTGCCCCATTAATTCCTTGCGTTTCGATTCATAATGGTGTGTCATCCGTTTAAGGTGACGCGCATATGCTCCTGTTTCAATGAAATAATATAGTGTATACAGCGATAGTGCGTTACTGCTTTGCATCAGATGCCGATAATGTTTCCGGTATTTCCTTAACATATCCGGCGGCAATACCATGTAGCTGATCCGCAACCCGGGCAGGATGGTTTTGGAAAACGTACCTGTATAAATGATCCGTTGATTTTGGTCCAGACTTTGCAATGATGGAATACTATCGGTTTCATATTTAAATTCACTATCATAATCATCCTCGATAATATACCGATCCTGACCCTGGGTTGACCAATTCAATAATTCAATCCTTCTGTTAATCGGCATAATTTTACCAGTGGGAAATT is a window of Lentibacillus daqui DNA encoding:
- a CDS encoding YwqI/YxiC family protein, translating into MSQEIKVAPFSIESALAELQAAGESLETTFAKEINGANILDMVEKINEMKQTYEEILTSYKMLLKNNADETGVAIDSFVENEKVIADAIQFTR
- a CDS encoding YwqH-like family protein gives rise to the protein MMNAVTLGSIASVQGAISGLRLQLEAKREELERLNRALSELSDCQNDFHTKKPLCLKPELTATTWFGEWADDFDSIRENELQESYVEISDEQLDDAISKLEAKIQEIKLEIQSLEASIAAQRTIIAGLYAQGKGDK